TTTGCCGAGTTTGACTCATTGCCAATTTCTCTCAGTGCTACAGTTCAGAACTAAATGTCAGAAACTTCTGCTTTAAATATTTTCGTACTGCAGTAAACCACTTTCCCTCCCCAATGTGGTTTACGCAACTAGACTGAATGACTAATGCTGTTTGTATATATAGTGGGGAAATGCTCTGTGCTACAGGCAAACATACAGTGTGCTTGAGCATGCACATACATTGCAACTAAAACTAGTCAAGCTGAACCAAAATCCCTCGAGAAACTTTAAAAGCATGGTTCATCTAAAActtaaaattgtaattatttactcaccctcatgttgttccaaacctgaatgacaaATTGTTTTTCCATGCATGTACAGCTCAATGCATGGGGACTAAGGCTTTCAAGACTTTCATTTCATTTAGGTGCAAAATTTCAAGACTTCTGAAACCACACTATGACTTTGTTTGAGGAACACAATTAAACTTGTTATTCAATGAAAATGTTGACATCTGTCCTAGCACTCATTGATGCGTTCCTGAGACAAGTAAAGATGTCCGATTTGTTAACAAATTGTAATTTTGAGTTAGACTTTACAATGAATTGTttgatccagttcacaaaacAGGTCTTAATGACTTTTCCACAAATTGGGCTGATCTGGTTCTCAAGTTTACTGACTCAATGATCCAGTAACAGCTCTCTGGAAAGTTAGATTACCAGTAAGTAATGACTTCAATGTTGATCTGCTCTTCATACAAGCAATAGCATGACCTGGTACTGATTCTTTAAGAaaaacagcatttctgtaaagaccATCTGTAAATGATCGCATATTAACGAGAGAGGATTCGAATCACATCATAATtacaattaaatgtatatttttttgttgtttctgaCAAATAACTCACTGTAATGAACAGAaatgatattaaaagagacattatttaataaaaaatggattGTGTGCATCTCATCTTTAGGCATAAATTACAAGGAAAGAGTCAAACCAAATGTTTATGCTCAACACTCAGTAAAATGATCTCAGTGCTGGACTTCTTccccactatactactcaatcaccgatGAGTGAAATCTCCACAATTACCAGCAAGTTGAGACTCACAGAACTTTTTAGTCGCATAGCGTGAATTTGGTGATGTgaatgtgagtgatttcctctcattgtagtggagggttacTCATAGATTAAAAGATCGATGTTGGGACTTAAGAATCGAGATCGAGATAGctcaaatgaagatcgcgatgcatcagaaaatttacagtatattttcacCCAATCCTATGGAAGCAGAAactaatatgggtttggaacaacttgagggaaagtaaaagatgacagaattttagggtgaaccatccctttaacggTAAAGCACCAAAGCCATTTGGTGTGACCAAAGTAGATTGGAGCGATCCCAAAATGCAGTGTGTATCCTTTCTGCAGAATCGTGTGAGGGTGCTCGTCAGGTCATGTGGGACCATTTCCGAGGGCATGCTGCAGAGCGGTAATGAAACAGTGGCATGGCATCAGGTTAGCACTCACCGTTGGCTTGGTAACCCATGCCCAGAATGACCTCAGGGGCACGATAGTAGCGTGTCACTACATAAGGGGTCATGAGAAGGCCGGTAGCAGCAGTGCGGGCCAGACCGAAGTCAAGAATCTTCAGTGTACAGTCAGATTTTACTACTATGTTACTGGGCTTCAGATCCTGTAAAGAGGAGGTCAGAGGACAGCAGAAAGGTCACATTCTACCATGCTCAGAGGTCGAGAGGCATGGGCAAGATTGAAAACAGACAGTCAAGGATTTCCATAAGTTCTACTAGTCcatctacagtgcatccggaaagtagtcacagcgcttcacttttgccaccttttgttatgttacagccttaatccaaaattgattaaattaattattttcctcaaatttttacaaacaatacaccataatgacaatgtgaaagaagtttgtttgaaatcttttcaaatttataaaaaaataaaataaaatcacatgtacacaagtattcacagcctttgcgcaataatttgttgaagcacctttagcaccaattacagcctcaagtctttttgtgtatgatgctacaagcttggaacacctatttttgggcagtttttcccattcttctttgcgggacctctcaagctccatcagattggatggggagcgtcgtgcacaaccattttcaaatctctccagagatgttcaatcaggttcaagtctgggctctggctgggccactcaaggacattcacagagttgtcccgtagctacTCCTaatgttatcttggctgtgtgcttcaggttgttgtcctgttggaagatgaacattcaccccagtctgaggtccagagcactctggcgCAGGTTttaatcaaggatgtctctgtgcattactgcattcatctttccctcaatcctgactagtctcccagttcctgccgctgaaaaacatcaccacagcatgatgctgccaccaccatgcttcactgtagggatggtattggccaggtgatgagcagtgcctggtttcctccagacattacgcttgccattcaggcagaagtgttcaatctttgtttcaccagaccagagtccttcaggtgcattttggcaaacttcaggcgggctgtcatgtgccttttactgaggagtggcttccgtctggccactctaccatacaggcctgattggtggagtgctgcagagatggttattcttctggaaggttctcctctctccacagagaaacgctggagctctgtcagagtgaccatcttcttggtcacctccctgacaaaggcccttctcccctgatctctcagtttggccgggcggccagctctaggaagagtcctggtggttccaaacatcttccatttatggatgatggaggtcactttgctcattgggaccttcaatgctgcagaaatgtttctctaaccttccccagatctgtgcctcgatacattcctgtctcggaggtctacagacaattccttagacttcatggcttggtttgtgaactgacatgcactgttaactgcgggaccttatatagacaggtgtgtgcctttccaaatcatgtccaataaacTGAATTCACCACAGGTGGACACCAATCAAgttatagaaacatctcaaggattatcagtggaaacaggatctacctgagctcaattttgattgtcatggcaaaggctgtgaatacttatgtacagtgattttattttatttttaataaatttgcaaagatttcaaacaaacttctttcaagttgtcatgatggggtattgtttgtagaattttgaggaaaatatttaatataatccattttggaataaggctttaacataacaaaatgtggaaaaagtgaagcgctgtgaatactttccggatgcaatgTATACTGTCCAACAGAGCCAAACTGTAATAACTATGCAATGCAATTTAAGCAATGAAACTGAGAAAATTGCCACAAAGGTTTGTGATTATTCAGCCAAACGTGTGTTTTAAAATAGTCTCACTCCGATTTCTCTGAATATGGGCCTAGTTGAGCCATACCTGtcagtcacaggacagatcatagtctaagagacccAATTTCAGTTAGacctcaattttgacaaaatgtgtaatttatcgAATTCTGACTTTGCACCAGAGCTGAGAAGCGTTGTTTGTATGGTGCGAGTGACCAATCATTAAGATGTTGCTCTTGAAGAGCATTTCAAATCTTCCACTTATGAGAATAACACATTTGAAAGTTGCTATCCTTGTAGAAGAGCTATACAATGTCtctatttctgtatttttaagaAGCATACCCTGTGTATGATGCCAGCAGCATGTAGGTGTTTGATTCCACAAAGCATCTGATAAAGCAGGTAGGAGAGTCTCTCATGGTCCAGCTCCATTTGAATCACCTGGCACAGGTTAGCATCCATCAACTCCATCACTAGATAACTGCAGAAAAGGAGATTCAGGAGACTTGCATTGAATAGATACTatagatctgagatattcttctaaagatcttcgtttgtgttcagcagaagaaagtaagtcatacaaatctgggatggcatgagggtgagtaaatgatgagagaattttcaattttgggtgaacaactcCTTTAACATGACATTTGTATTCAAAAATGCATCATAGACTTTACAAGCCAAAGCACATATCACTTCCATTCTATTTCAATGAAATCACAGCAGAAATAACTTACacatcctggaattcttcaagtGTCTTCTGTGGCGTGAACACATTTAGTAAGCCAATTATCTGTGAAATTAAAGCAGAATGCATAATGCAGTATCGCTCTTCTGTATTTGTCTAAAATTATATAAAGGGATATGACCCGAAAGTCAAAGTCTCTCAATTCCagatatattaaagcaaaataaactacataaaaaagagggatatttactgtatattcacaTACAATAACAGACAAAGAAATGCATAGAACAACacttacatttttgtggttaacaCATTTCATAAGGACCAGTTCTCGGTAAGCCCGTTTGGCATGGGTTTGGTTCTGAAATGGTCGGCTAAGTTTCTTAATTGCAACATTACGTTCATGGACGTGGTCGTACGCTGAgctaaaaaacaaaagacaaacttgTCATTTTCCAACTTGTGTGAGTCTTCACTTATCCTCACTAATTTACAAATTTACCAGACGATGCCTTGTGCTCCAGATCCAATTGGTCTTAAATTCTGATACCGCTTCAAAACTGTGAAAGTTGAATCTCCTACATCAATGCTGTAATATTCTTTCTCACGCTTATTCCTGTTCATGATGAAAACGGTGCTGACTTTGTCTTGGTCATTCAAGTAGAAATTCACTTTCAAATATCTGAAAAGACACAAAAGGACATTTGTGAGGGAGTAGACTTTCATGATGTTTCATCCATTCCTGAAAACAGAAAGTGGATTTCTTTTGGGTTTTTCATTGAAAAGACAGAGCAAATAGTCAAGATACGGTTTGTTCATAAAACCTATTTTCAATGCAGCTTTCAATGCAAGATTAGGTAAGATATACAAGCACAGCAAAAAAGGTCACTACAATAACATTCCACTAACATGCTCTAACTTTAAGATTCACATGTAAAATAGACTGGGCAattcattcatatatttaaaatatatttataattattatgctaGTGATAAAAAAGCATTATCAGGgttttttcctgcatagagaactACTAGGCATCCACATCCGTCAAATTTCATGCCGCCTCCAGCTGTCTATAAAACTCTGGTGGGTATCTTCGTAGAAAACACTAACAAGTGTTGCACTCAGtgtattgtcatttgtaactacaaatctctgcaataataataaaaaaattccatTGATGAACAGTcacttgatgtcatttaacgtaacataagagcatataaaactataatgatgacacacGAGACGAGCGCTGCGGCTCgaatgtctgatagaaacacagatcacatcTTGGCGATATagctttatttcatccttaattatagttcatataatacgggagcatgacatgtaaataagcacaaacaccAAAACTGtctttctctgtgcggtcagagccgcttcaaccagtcacggAAGTGACCCAATCTGAGTGGGattcgagaccgggagagatttaaagttctgccggctgatgcgcactaaCACGGAGACGTTTGTCTCTCACCcctgctgtctgcagcttgcacgCAACAAGTTGCATCACTGATGAGagcatcatgataagatcaatcttatgtgaaaaataacactaaaaatgacaacaacataaaaatgtgtgtatatatatattggtttgggatagacaagattgacaaatgcttatcaataatactcttatggctaaaaatgtCAACAGATTTCATTGACTAACACTACattaaaatgcccagactttgtcaactaaaacttgactaaaaaaagaagataggataaggttgactaaatatgataaaaactaaaaaggacatttgacacaggattgAGACTAAgacttaataaaaaaacaactgaCAAAACTAAAACAGTTGCCACGTCAATAGTAGTGTATTAACACAAAGCCaatgtttacatgtttttaacttcacttttttgatcagtatgtaCTGATCACACTTGTAATGGCGGGAGGGTGTTTGCTTTTTTAATTAAGTTAGTcagtcataacagtgggcgtgtcTTAAAGGTGACGTACATAGAAAACAGAGCATTTCATACAGAGGGCCAAAGACAGGGAAGAAAATAAACCAAATGTTAAGCATGGCATGACTGTCACAAATTGCGTCAGGAATGAGGACCTAAAAGCAGGAATGaggcaaaaaaataaagatttattaaataagtaatacaaacaggaaaaacaaaacttaaaactGGATAACAAATTACAAACCGAACTGGAGACAGCACAACAAAACACCGACTGAAAATGAGAACAAAATGATCCGACAAACCCAAGAGGAAAAGAAGCACAATATATAGAGGTAgggcacatgaggaacaggtgaaaacaattaaCATAACAAGGAATAAAGGAGGAAGAGTGATGATGGTGACGAGGAGGCGGAGTCAGGGAAGCACATGGCAGACAAACACACAGCCATGTGATAAAACACGAGACTAAAACAGACTCAAGTGCACTTGGTGATGAAGGACCAAACACAGCCATGTGCACTGACACAACACACAAGACTGACAGAAGAGTGCATGGCAAGAGGACCAAACCCAAAGCCATGCGTGCACAAAAGTCGAGACACgcagcatgagtgtccggatcctgaaCCAGACAAGAATCCGAACTAGGCTgagtcaggacccagacaccacactctgaacatgaaaacacaaacacagagcatgagtgtcaggatcctgtcaccacCATCCTGACACTGACCCCTTTTTTCTTTTAGGTTTTTACTGTATTGTACTTCttgctttaaatattttgaatcaaCTTGGCTCTGCTTATGTACacatttcaaaacaaatacataaatctaGATATGTTGAATATCGTTAAAAGGCTGAAGTTTGGAGATATGTCACCCAGCATTAATTTCAGCCCCATAATTTCCAACTTATCGCATAAAAGTACATACAAATACTAAAACTCTGTGGAAATTAGGGCTCTTTGTGCAATCCTCCACAACAATGAGAGGAAATTACCCGCATTTGCAGCCAAATTTCGTGCTATTCAACTAAAATGTATATCTATTTggtaactggctggtaaatgttcatatttc
This window of the Xyrauchen texanus isolate HMW12.3.18 chromosome 40, RBS_HiC_50CHRs, whole genome shotgun sequence genome carries:
- the LOC127633911 gene encoding mitogen-activated protein kinase 8-like isoform X2, which produces MNRNKREKEYYSIDVGDSTFTVLKRYQNLRPIGSGAQGIVCSAYDHVHERNVAIKKLSRPFQNQTHAKRAYRELVLMKCVNHKNIIGLLNVFTPQKTLEEFQDVYLVMELMDANLCQVIQMELDHERLSYLLYQMLCGIKHLHAAGIIHRDLKPSNIVVKSDCTLKILDFGLARTAATGLLMTPYVVTRYYRAPEVILGMGYQANVDVWSIGCIMAEMVRGNVLFPGTDHIDQWNKVIEQLGTPSQEFMVKLNQSVRTYVENRPRYAGYSFEKLFPDVLFPADSEHNKLKASQARDLLSKMLVIDASKRISVDEALQHPYINVWYDPSEVEAPPPAITDKQLDEREHTVDEWKELIYKEVLDLEERTKNGMIRGQPASLAQVQQ